From Solea solea chromosome 20, fSolSol10.1, whole genome shotgun sequence, one genomic window encodes:
- the LOC131447534 gene encoding progranulin-like translates to MNVVISVHCLKMLRIMLCLLMVVFVCAYPNELINNQVPEQKLVHCDNYYTCPDGTTCCRHPQGVWFCCPYSPGRCCLDGYHCCPYGFDCDLTYTHCLRQNLRYPFTPKQAFSSVPASLISPPDDEASAPKTPMTALIEASGGAANAEVIRCDSRFYCPQETSCCKDVTGQWSCCPYPLGQCCKDGRHCCQYGYTCDPSSISCRRFYSQVPSGDRKQVQTV, encoded by the exons ATGAACGTTGTCATATCAGTTCACTGTCTCAAG ATGTTGAGGATCATGCTGTGTCTGTTGATggtggtgtttgtgtgcgcatatcCAAAC GAGCTCATAAACAACCAAGTTCCAGAACAAAAACTTGTCCACTGTGACAACTATTACACCTGCCCTGATGGCACCACCTGCTGCAGACACCCACAAGGTGTCTGGTTCTGTTGCCCATATTCTCCT GGCCGCTGCTGTCTGGATGGCTACCACTGTTGTCCTTATGGCTTCGACTGTGACCTGACTTACACGCATTGTTTAAGACAGAACCTGAGATATCCTTTCACTCCTAAACAAGCTTTTTCATCAGTCCCCGCCTCTCTTATTTCTCCTCCAGACGATGAAGCCAGTGCTCCGAAG ACACCTATGACAGCTCTAATTGAAGCCAGTGGTGGTGCTGCCAACGCTGAAGTCATCCGCTGTGACTCCAGGTTTTACTGCCCACAAGAAACATCATGCTGCAAGGATGTGACAGGCCAGTGGAGCTGCTGCCCTTATCCACTG GGCCAGTGTTGCAAAGATGGACGGCACTGCTGTCAGTATGGATATACCTGCGACCCCAGCTCCATTTCATGCAGGAGATTCTACTCTCAGGTCCCCTCCGGCGACCGGAAACAAGTGCAAACAGTCTGA